In the Puntigrus tetrazona isolate hp1 chromosome 9, ASM1883169v1, whole genome shotgun sequence genome, one interval contains:
- the usp9 gene encoding probable ubiquitin carboxyl-terminal hydrolase FAF-X isoform X6: MTATTRGSPVGGNDGQGQAPDGQSQPPLPQNQTSSPNSSNENSPVSPPDDQGQGDSPAPLEEEEPAFPHTELAKLDDMINRPRWVVPVLPKGELEVLLEAAIDLCKKGLDVKCEACQRFFRDGLTISFTKILTDEAVSGWKFEIHRCIINNAHRLVELCVTKLSQDWFPLLELLAMATNPHCKFHIYNGTRPSETVPAGVQLAEDELFARPPDPRSPKGWLVDLINKFGTLNGFQILHDRFMSSQALNVQIIAALIKPFGQCYEFLTLQTVKKYFLPIIEMVPQFLENLTDEELKKEAKNEAKNDALSMIIKSLKNLASRVPGQEETVKNLEIFRLKMILRLLQISSFNGKMNALNEVNKVISSVSYYTHRHGNPEEEEWLTAERMAEWIQQNNILSIVLRDSLHQPQYVEKLEKILRFVIKEKALTLQDLDNIWAAQAGKHEAIVKNVHDLLAKLAWDFSPEQLDHLFDCFKESWTNASKKQREKLLELIRRLAEDDKDGVMAHKVLNLLWNLAHSDDVPVDIMDQALSAHIKILDYSCSQDRDTQKMQWIDRFIEELRTNDKWVIPALKQIREICSLFGEAPQNLRKKIPINLLKSLDGQTQRSPHVFYRHDLINQLQHNHALVTLVAENLSAYMENMRQFSKEHTDFDPQTVRPGSRYSHVQEVQERLNFLRFLLKDGQLWLCAPQAKQIWKCLAENAVFLCDREACFKWYSKLMGDEPDLDPDINKDFFENNVLQLDPSLLTENGMKCFERFFKAVNCREGKLVAKRRAYMMDDLELIGLDYLWRVVIQGSDDIASRAIDLLKEIYTNLGPKLQANQVEIHEDFIQSCFDRLKASYDTLCVLDGDKDSINCARQEAIRMVRVLTVLREYITECDSDYHEERTILPMSRAFRGKHITLVVRFPNQGRQVDDLDIWSHTNDTIGSVRRCILNRIKANSTHTKIELFIGGEIIDPADDRKLIGQLNLKDKTLITAKLTQVSANMPSSPDSSSDSSTGSPGNHGNHYSDGPNPEVESCLPGVIMSLHLRYISFLWQVADLGCNLNMPLLRDGARVLMKLMPPDNTTVENLRAICLDHAKLGENSLSPTLDSRFFGPSPSQVLYLIEVVYALLMPASGTLGEDASDFQYNFLKSGGLPLVLSMLTRNNFLPNADMETRRGAYLNALKIAKLLLTAVGFGHVKAVAEACQPVVEGTIPVSPINQTTHDQALVLQNALQNIPNPSAECMLRNVAIRLAQQISDENFFQASKYIPDICVIRAVQKIVWASGCGSVQHVFSSNEEISKIYEKTNAGNEPDAEDEQVCCEALEVMTLCFALMPTALDALSKEKAWQTFIIDLLLHCQSKSVRQMAQEQFFLMATRCCMGHRPLLFFITLLFTVLGSTAKERAKHAADYFTLLRHLLNYAYNSNINLPNAEVLLNNEIDWLKRIRDEVKRTGEPGVEETILEGHIGVTKELLAFQTPEKKFHIGCEKGGASLIKELMDDFLFPASNVYLQYMKSGEFPTEQAIPVCSTPATINAGFELLVALAVGCVRNLKQIVDTLTDMYYLGCEPLTEWEYLPPVGPRPTKGFVGLKNAGATCYMNSVIQQLYMIPPIRNGILAIEGTGSDVDDDMSGDEKQDNESNVDPRDEVFGYQHQFEDKPSLSKSEDRKEYNIGVLRQLQVIFGHLAASRLQYYVPRGFWKQFRLWGEPVNLREQHDALEFFNSLVDSLDEALKALGHPAMLSKVLGGSFADQKICQGCPHRYECEESFTTLNVDIRNHQNLLDSMEQYVKGDLLEGANAYHCEKCNKKVDTVKRLLIKKLPPVLAIQLKRFDYDWERECAIKFNDYFEFPRELDMEPYTVAGVAKLEGSDVHPENQQQVVQQNEPSEPEPPSSSRYRLVGVLVHSGQASGGHYYSYIIQRNGSGGEGERNRWYKFDDGDVTECKMDDDEEMKNQCFGGEYMGEVFDHMMKRMSYRRQKRWWNAYILFYERIDTLDKDSELVKYITELTVTSKPHQVKMPSVIERSVRKQNVQFMHNRMQYSLEYFQFIRKLLTCNSVYLNSPPGQDHLLPEAEEMAMISIQLAARFLFSTGFHTKKIVRGPASDWYDALCILLRHSKNVRYWFAHNVLFAYPNRFSEYLLECPSAEVRGAFSKLIVFIAHFSLQDGPCPSPIASPGPSSQSCDNLSLSEHLFRAVLNLLRREVSEHGRHLQQYFNLFVMYANLGLAEKTQLLKLGVPATFMLVALDEGPGPPIKYQYAELGKLYTVVSQLVRCCDVTSRMQSSINGNPPLPNPYGDPNITAPIMPLQQLVVDILFVRTSYVKKIIEDCSNSEDTIKLLRFCCWENPQFSSTVLSELLWQVAYSYTYELRPYLDLLLQILFIEDSWQTHRIHNVLKGIPDDRDGLFDTIQRSKNHYQKRAYQCIKCMVALFSNCSVAYQILQSNGDLKRKWTWAVEWLGDELERRPYTGNTQYTYNNWSPPVQSNETSNGYFLERSHSARMTLAKACELCPEEEPDEQEALDEQDTSPPEDTALYPHSPGTKFQQNNLPHTQPYTGPAAQHVNNPQRPGPRAQENWEPPEEVPPSQTKD, encoded by the exons ATGACGGCCACGACCCGTGGCTCCCCTGTGGGAGGGAATGACGGTCAGGGCCAGGCTCCGGATGGCCAGTCCCAGCCACCCCTGCCCCAGAACCAG ACGTCCTCTCCCAACTCATCCAATGAAAACTCCCCAGTGAGCCCACCAGATGACCAGGGTCAGGGGGACAGTCCCGCTCCtttggaggaggaggagccagcTTTCCCCCACACTGAACTGGCCAAGCTGGATGACATGATCAACAG ACCTCGCTGGGTCGTTCCAGTTTTGCCAAAGGGTGAATTAGAAGTTCTTCTTGAAGCTGCTATAGATCTTTGTAAAAAAG GACTTGATGTCAAGTGTGAAGCATGCCAGAGGTTTTTCAGAGATGGCTTGACAATATCCTTTACGAAAATACTGACAGATGAGGCTGTTAGTGGATGGAAATTTGAGATCCAT CGGTGCATCATTAATAACGCCCACCGACTGGTGGAGCTGTGTGTGACCAAGCTCTCTCAGGACTGGTTCCCTCTACTAGAACTCTTGGCAATGGCCACCAACCCCCACTGTAAGTTCCACATCTACAATGGTACTCGGCCCTCTGAGACGGTGCCTGCTGGGGTTCAGCTAGCTGAGGATGAGCTTTTTGCCCGTCCACCTGACCCTCGCTCTCCTAAG GGCTGGTTGGTGGacttaataaacaaatttgGCACGTTAAACGGGTTTCAAATTCTGCACGATCGATTCATGAGCAGCCAAGCTCTGAATGTTCAGATCATCGCTGCACTCATTAA GCCTTTTGGACAGTGCTATGAGTTTCTCACTTTGCAAACGGTGAAGAAGTACTTTCTTCCTATCATAGAAATGGTTCCTCAGTTTCTAGAAAACCTCACTGATGAGGAATTGAAAAAGGAAGCAAAGAACGAAGCCAAAAACGATGCCCTGTCTATGATAATCAAATCTTTGAAGAACCTGGCTTCTCGAGTACCAGGACAAGAGGAAACAGTGAAGAATTTAGAGATATTTAGGTTAAAAATGATTCTTAG ATTATTGCAGATTTCTTcttttaatggcaaaatgaatgcACTAAATGAAGTAAACAAGGTGATTTCAAGTGTTTCCTACTACACGCATCGTCATGGCAATCCTGAGGAGGAAGAGTGGCTGACGGCAGAACGCATGGCA GAATGGATTcagcaaaacaatattttgtctATTGTGCTGCGAGACAGCCTTCATCAGCCACAGTATGTGGAGAAACTGGAGAAGATCCTGCGATTTGTCATCAAAGAAAAGGCCTTAACGCTTCAGGACCTGGACAACATCTGGGCAGCTCAG GCTGGGAAACATGAGGCTATTGTCAAGAATGTTCACGATCTCCTTGCGAAGCTGGCGTGGGATTTCTCACCCGAACAGCTGGACCATCTCTTTGACTGCTTCAAG GAGAGCTGGACTAATGCAAGTAAAAAGCAGAGGGAAAAGTTACTGGAATTGATTCGTCGACTGGCAGAGGATGACAAGGATGGTGTGATGGCTCACAAAGTGCTCAATCTGCTGTGGAATTTGGCCCATAGTGATGATGTTCCTGTGGATATCATGGACCAGGCCCTTAGTGCTCATATCAAAATTTTGGACTATAGCTGCTCTCAG GACAGGGACACACAAAAGATGCAGTGGATAGACCGATTCATAGAAGAATTAAGAACTAATGACAAATGGGTGATTCCTGCACTGAAGCAAATACGGGAGATCTGTAGCCTCTTTGGAGAAGCCCCCCAGAATTTAAG aaagaaaataCCTATTAACTTACTAAAGAGCTTAGATGG TCAAACGCAGCGCAGCCCACATGTCTTCTATCGACATGACCTAATCAACCAACTGCAGCACAACCATGCACTGGTCACTCTTGTAGCAGAGAACCTGTCTGCATATATGGAGAATATGAGGCAGTTCTCAAAAG AGCACACAGACTTTGATCCCCAGACGGTAAGGCCAGGAAGTCGGTATAGTCATGTTCAGGAGGTCCAGGAGCGGCTTAATTTCTTGAG GTTCTTACTGAAAGATGGGCAACTCTGGCTGTGCGCACCTCAGGCTAAGCAGATCTGGAAGTGCCTGGCGGAGAACGCAGTGTTCTTGTGTGATCGGGAGGCCTGCTTCAAATGGTACTCCAAACTCATGGGGGACGAACCCGACCTTGACCCTGACATTAACAAGGACTTTTTTGAGAACAATGTACTGCAGCTTGACCCCTCACTGCTGACAGAGAATGGGATGAAATGCTTTGAACGATTCTTCAAGGCTGTCAACTGCAGGGAGGGCAAACTGGTGGCAAAACGCCGGGCATATATGATGGACGACTTGGAGCTGATAGGGCTGGATTACCTGTGGAGG GTTGTGATTCAAGGAAGTGATGATATTGCTAGCCGAGCAATTGACTTGCTTAAAGAGATTTATACAAACCTTGGACCAAAATTACAAGCCAATCAG GTAGAGATACATGaggattttattcagtcttGCTTTGACCGGCTCAAAGCCTCCTATGACACTCTGTGTGTGCTGGACGGAGATAAAGACAGCATTAACTGTGCCAGACAGGAGGCCATCCGCATGGTGAGGGTACTGACTGTGCTCAGGGAGTATATAACAGAGTGTGACAGTGACTACCATGAGGAGAGGACCATCCTGCCCATGTCCAG ggCTTTCAGAGGAAAGCATATCACGCTAGTTGTGCGTTTCCCAAACCAAGGCCGACAGGTTGATGATCTGGATATTTGGTCGCATACCAATGACACAATTGGTTCGGTGCGACGCTGCATTCTGAATCGAATAAAGGCCAACAGCACACACACCAAGATTGAGCTGTTTATTGGGGGAGAGATCATAGACCCAGCAGATGACAGAAAGCTAATCGGGCAGCTAAACCTCAAAGATAAAACT CTCATCACAGCCAAGCTCACCCAGGTCAGCGCCAATATGCCTTCCAGTCCAGACAGCTCCTCAGACTCCTCCACTGGCTCCCCTGGGAACCATGGTAATCACTACAGTGATGGGCCAAACCCTGAAGTGGAGAGCTGTCTTCCTGGCGTG ATCATGTCCCTGCACCTGCGCTACATCTCTTTCCTCTGGCAAGTTGCAGACTTGGGCTGTAATCTCAACATGCCTCTCCTGCGGGATGGTGCTCGTGTTCTAATGAAGCTCATGCCTCCAG ATAACACCACAGTGGAAAACCTGCGAGCCATCTGTCTGGATCACGCCAAACTCGGCGAAAACAGCCTTAGCCCCACATTGGATTCACGTTTCTTTGGACCATCACCATCTCAAGTGCTTTACTTGATAGAG GTGGTGTACGCCTTGCTTATGCCCGCCAGTGGGACATTGGGTGAGGATGCGAGTGACTTCCAGTACAACTTCTTGAAGAGTGGTGGCCTGCCCCTGGTTTTGAGCATGCTCACCAGAAATAACTTCCTGCCAAATGCTGACATGGAGACCCGGCGGGGAGCTTATCTCAACGCACTAAAAATAGCCAAACTGCTGCTCACAGCTGTAGGCTTTGGCCATGTGAAGGCTGTGGCGGAGGCCTGCCAGCCTGTGGTGGAGGGGACTATCCCTGTGTCTCCT ATCAACCAGACCACACATGACCAGGCTCTAGTGCTACAGAACGCCTTGCAGAATATCCCCAACCCCTCCGCTGAGTGTATGCTGCGGAACGTGGCCATCCGCCTCGCCCAACAGATCTCAGATGAG AACTTCTTCCAGGCCTCCAAGTACATCCCAGATATCTGTGTCATTCGAGCGGTTCAGAAGATAGTCTGGGCTTCTGGCTGTGGCTCTGTTCAGCATGTCTTCAGCTCTAATGAGGAGATTAGCAAGATCTACGAGAAG ACTAATGCTGGCAATGAGCCAGATGCAGAAGATGAGCAGGTGTGCTGTGAAGCTCTGGAGGTCATGACCCTGTGTTTCGCCCTTATGCCCACTGCACTAGATGCACTTAGCAAAGAAAAGGCCTGGCAGACCTTCATTATAGATCTGCTGCTGCACTGCCAGAGCAA GTCTGTTCGGCAAATGGCCCAAGAACAGTTCTTCCTCATGGCCACCCGGTGTTGTATGGGCCATAGGcctctcctcttcttcatcacCCTTCTCTTTACAGTTTTAGGT AGCACTGCAAAAGAGCGGGCAAAGCACGCTGCTGATTACTTCACTCTTCTAAGGCACTTACTCAACTATGCATATAACAGCAACATTAATCTTCCTAATGCAGAAGTTCTCTTAAACAATGAGATCGACTGGTTAAAGCGCATCCGG GATGAAGTGAAGAGGACTGGAGAGCCTGGGGTTGAGGAGACCATATTGGAAGGTCATATTGGTGTCACAAAAGAGCTACTAGCTTTCCAGACCCCAGAGAAAAAATTCCACATTGGCTGTGAAAAAGGAGGTGCTAGTCTTATCAAG GAGTTAATGGATGACTTCCTGTTTCCAGCATCTAATGTGTACTTGCAATACATGAAGAGTGGAGAATTCCCCACTGAGCAGGCCATACCTGTGTGTAGCACCCCAGCCACGATCAATGCCGGCTTTGAACTGCTGGTTGCACTTGCTGTCGGATGTGTGCGAAATCTCAAGCAGATTGTGGACACACTAACTGACATGTACTATTTAG gtTGTGAACCACTTACAGAATGGGAATATTTGCCGCCAGTTGGCCCAAGGCCTACTAAGGGGTTTGTGGGTCTGAAAAATGCAGGTGCGACTTGCTACATGAACTCAGTGATCCAGCAGCTTTACATGATTCCTCCCATTAGGAATGGCATCCTGGCCATTGAAGGCACAGGCAGCGATGTGGATGATGATATGTCTGGAGATGAGAAGCAAGATAATGAG AGTAATGTGGATCCCCGGGATGAGGTGTTTGGCTATCAGCACCAGTTTGAAGACAAACCCTCTCTCAGTAAGTCGGAAGACAGGAAGGAATACAACATTGGGGTTCTTCGGCAGTTGCAGGTCATTTTTGGACACTTGGCTGCCTCCAGGTTGCAATACTATGTGCCTAGGGGATTCTGGAAGCAATTTCG GTTGTGGGGTGAACCGGTCAATCTGAGAGAGCAGCATGATGCCCTGGAGTTCTTTAACTCGCTGGTAGACAGTTTAGACGAAGCTTTGAAAGCATTGGGTCACCCTGCCATGCTGAGCAAAGTACTCGGTGGCTCTTTTGCAGACCAGAAAATATGCCAGGGTTGTCCTCACAG ATATGAATGTGAGGAATCGTTTACGACGCTGAATGTAGATATCAGAAACCATCAAAATCTCCTTGATTCCATGGAGCAGTATGTGAAAGGAGACTTGCTCGAGGGTGCAAATGCCTACCACTgtgaaaaatgcaacaaaaag GTGGACACAGTGAAGCGTTTACTCATTAAGAAGCTTCCTCCGGTGCTGGCCATCCAGCTGAAACGCTTCGATTATGACTGGGAACGAGAGTGTGCCATCAAGTTCAATGATTACTTTGAGTTCCCACGGGAGTTAGACATGGAACCCTATACAGTGGCTGGAGTAGCCAAGCTGGAGGGGTCTGATGTACACCCAGAGAACCAG CAGCAGGTGGTCCAGCAGAATGAGCCGTCAGAGCCAGAACCCCCCAGCAGCTCTCGTTATCGTTTGGTGGGAGTGCTGGTCCACTCAGGCCAGGCTAGTGGAGGTCATTATTACTCCTACATCATTCAGAGGAACGGCAGTGGTGGTGAGGGAGAAAGGAACCGTTGGTATAAATTTGATGATGGAGACGTCACTGAGTGCAAGATGGACGATGACGAGGAGATGAAGAACCAGTGCTTTGGTGGAGAGTACATGGGTGAGGTCTTCGACCATATGATGAAACGCATGTCCTACAGGCGACAGAAGCGCTGGTGGAATGCCTACATCCTCTTTTATGAGCGTATAGACACGTTAGATAAGGACAGCGAGCTGGTTAAATACATCACTGAGCTCACAGTGACTAGCAAACCTCACCAGGTGAAGATGCCCTCTGTAATTGAACGCAGCGTGCGCaaacaaaatgtgcagtttATGCACAACCGTATGCAGTACAGCTTGGAGTACTTCCAGTTCATCAGGAAACTGCTGACCTGTAACAGTGTCTACTTGAACTCACCTCCAG GTCAAGACCATCTTTTGCCAGAAGCAGAAGAAATGGCTATGATTAGTATACAGCTTGCTGCTAGATTTCTCTTCAGTACTGGATTCCACACCAAGAAAATTGTCCGCGGCCCTGCTAGTGATTG GTATGATGCTCTGTGCATCTTGCTACGGCACAGTAAAAATGTGCGTTACTGGTTTGCACACAATGTCCTCTTTGCATATCCAAACCGCTTCTCCGAGTACCTGCTTGAGTGTCCCAGTGCAGAGGTTCGAGGGGCCTTCTCCAAACTCATTGTATTCATTGCACATTTCTCCCTGCAAGATGGACCTTGCCCTTCACCCATTGCGTCACCTGGACCTTCAAGTCAG AGCTGTGATAATTTGAGTTTAAGTGAGCACTTGTTCCGTGCTGTACTTAACCTGCTGAGAAGGGAAGTATCTGAGCACGGCCGTCACTTGCAGCAGTACTTCAACCTCTTCGTCATGTATGCCAACCTTG gcTTGGCAGAGAAGACACAGCTATTGAAGCTTGGGGTACCAGCTACCTTCATGCTTGTGGCTCTAGATGAGGGCCCTGGCCCTCCCATTAAGTACCAGTATGCTGAGCTTGGAAAGCTCTATACTGTCGTCTCACAGCTGGTTCGCTGCTGTGATGTGACCTCACGTATGCAGTCCTCGATCAATG GTAACCCTCCCCTGCCGAATCCATATGGTGACCCCAACATCACCGCTCCCATCATGCCTCTGCAGCAGCTGGTGGTGGACATCCTGTTTGTGCGCACCAGTTATGTAAAGAAGATTATCGAGGACTGCAGTAACTCTGAGGACACTATCAAACTGCTGAGATTCTGCTGTTGGGAAAACCCTCAGTTTTCCTCAACTGTGCTGAGTGAACTACTGTGGCAG GTGGCATATTCATACACGTATGAGTTAAGGCCTTACCTGGACCTGCTCCTTCAAATCTTGTTTATTGAGGATTCATGGCAGACTCACAG GATCCACAATGTGCTGAAGGGAATCCCTGATGACCGTGATGGACTTTTTGACACCATTCAGCGCTCCAAAAATCACTACCAAAAGAGAGCTTATCAGTGTATCAAGTGCATGGTGGCTCTTTTCAGCAACTGTTCAGTGGCCTACCAAATTCTTCAG AGTAATGGAGATTTAAAAAGGAAGTGGACCTGGGCAGTGGAATGGCTTGGTGATGAGCTGGAAAGGAGGCCGTACACTGGCAATACCCAGTACACGTATAACAACTGGTCCCCTCCTGTCCAGAGCAATGAGACTTCTAATGGATACTTCCTGGAGCGGTCCCATAGTGCCCGAATGACTTTAGCCAAGGCCTGTGAGTTGTGTCCAGAAGAG